One genomic segment of Bradyrhizobium prioriisuperbiae includes these proteins:
- a CDS encoding CaiB/BaiF CoA-transferase family protein, producing MDMTSIFENIRILSLAEQYPGPYATMLLADMGADVILVERPNGGDPARAYPPFFRALARNKRSVCVDLKSKQGREQLLSLAASADVVLEGFRPGTMDRLGVGYGTMKAVNERLIYVSISGFGQAGPYRDRTAHDLSYLAFAGHLFDRATGTRADFPNVSYGDLSSAMFAAFSIASALFGRERTGRGTEIDVSMTDGLISWMSTYVAPAMDGEVPFEILGEPAYGVFDVKGGRRITLSIAHEDHFWRALCALLDMPDASELVQADRLRERDVLRRRISKALSAHSLDHWQPLLDRHAVPWSPLNALADVIDDPHVRSRNLFRKLSRTDGTTENHVIQPVRFSAWSTDIRRPTPKLGEHSNEIFRDIETDSKQ from the coding sequence ATGGACATGACATCCATCTTCGAGAACATCAGGATACTTTCGCTCGCGGAGCAGTACCCCGGCCCCTATGCGACGATGCTCCTCGCCGACATGGGCGCCGACGTCATTCTCGTCGAACGTCCGAACGGCGGTGACCCTGCCCGGGCCTATCCTCCGTTCTTTCGCGCTCTCGCCCGCAACAAACGAAGCGTCTGCGTGGATCTGAAGAGCAAGCAGGGTCGCGAACAGTTGCTGTCGCTCGCCGCCAGCGCCGACGTAGTTCTCGAAGGCTTCCGGCCGGGAACTATGGATCGCCTTGGCGTAGGATACGGCACGATGAAGGCCGTCAATGAACGGCTAATTTACGTCTCGATCTCCGGTTTCGGACAAGCCGGCCCGTACCGCGATCGGACCGCGCACGATCTTTCCTATCTGGCGTTCGCCGGGCATTTGTTCGATAGGGCGACAGGCACCCGAGCAGATTTTCCGAACGTTTCCTACGGCGATCTAAGCAGCGCGATGTTCGCCGCCTTTTCGATCGCTTCGGCGCTTTTCGGACGCGAACGTACCGGCCGCGGCACCGAGATAGACGTCTCAATGACCGACGGCCTGATATCTTGGATGTCCACCTATGTGGCACCCGCGATGGACGGCGAGGTGCCGTTCGAAATTCTCGGCGAACCCGCGTACGGGGTCTTCGACGTGAAGGGTGGACGACGCATTACCCTCAGTATCGCGCACGAAGACCATTTCTGGCGCGCACTTTGCGCATTGCTGGACATGCCGGATGCCTCGGAACTGGTTCAAGCGGACCGGCTTCGCGAAAGGGACGTTCTTCGACGCCGCATCTCGAAAGCTCTTTCCGCCCATTCTCTCGATCACTGGCAACCGTTGTTGGATCGACATGCCGTACCTTGGTCGCCGCTGAACGCCCTTGCCGATGTCATCGACGACCCTCACGTGCGTTCCCGCAACCTCTTCCGCAAGCTGTCGCGGACGGACGGCACGACCGAGAACCATGTCATCCAACCGGTGCGCTTTAGCGCCTGGTCGACCGACATCCGACGCCCGACGCCCAAGCTCGGCGAGCATTCAAATGAGATTTTCCGCGACATCGAAACCGATTCGAAGCAATGA
- a CDS encoding acyl-CoA dehydrogenase family protein, which produces MVLSDDDQMIQEAARRFSRQRLLPFGREWDRTGDFPPDLLREMGNLGLFGILVPQEYGGLGGGYLTWAVALEEIAAGNGGISTLMHVHALGAAAVLARLGDADQKSRWLPRMVAGEAIGCIALTEPHAGSDVAKVKTRARKVDGGWRLDGLKQFISNGRRANVAIILAVTDPERGNRGMSLFLTPTDAKGFDVGQTEQKLGQRTSDTVQIALHDCFVPETALMGEHGQGLPATMGLLSDGRISVAAQAVGMARAAFDCALDYAREREAFGKPIIEHQAVAFRLADMATRIDVARAYTHHAARLLDRGANCVKEASMAKLFAGEMAERVCSDAIQIHGGYGYLADYPVERIYRDVRVCQIYEGTNDIQRLIIARNLNGRTSVSGQTSNCAGAGPGDGNRPR; this is translated from the coding sequence CTGGTGCTTAGCGACGACGATCAGATGATTCAGGAGGCGGCACGGCGCTTCTCCAGACAGCGTTTGTTGCCTTTCGGCCGCGAGTGGGACCGAACTGGCGATTTTCCCCCGGACTTGCTGCGCGAGATGGGGAATCTCGGATTGTTCGGCATTCTTGTCCCGCAGGAGTATGGCGGTCTGGGCGGTGGCTATCTTACTTGGGCGGTCGCGCTCGAAGAGATCGCTGCGGGGAACGGCGGGATCTCGACGCTAATGCACGTTCATGCGCTCGGCGCGGCGGCCGTTCTCGCTCGCTTGGGCGATGCGGATCAAAAGTCGCGGTGGCTGCCGCGCATGGTCGCAGGCGAGGCGATCGGCTGCATTGCGCTGACCGAGCCTCATGCGGGATCCGACGTCGCTAAGGTCAAGACGCGGGCGCGAAAGGTGGACGGTGGCTGGCGGCTCGACGGACTGAAGCAGTTCATCTCCAATGGGCGCCGCGCCAACGTCGCCATCATCCTCGCCGTGACCGATCCGGAACGCGGCAACCGCGGCATGTCCCTCTTCCTCACCCCGACCGACGCGAAGGGTTTCGACGTCGGTCAGACGGAACAGAAACTGGGGCAGAGGACTTCTGATACAGTGCAGATCGCGCTTCACGACTGCTTCGTACCGGAAACCGCCCTGATGGGCGAACATGGCCAGGGCTTGCCGGCAACGATGGGCTTGTTGTCGGACGGGCGAATCTCCGTCGCGGCTCAAGCGGTGGGTATGGCTCGCGCCGCCTTTGATTGCGCGCTCGACTATGCTCGCGAGCGCGAGGCATTCGGTAAGCCGATCATTGAACATCAAGCGGTGGCGTTCAGGCTGGCGGACATGGCCACTCGGATTGATGTCGCGCGGGCATATACCCATCATGCCGCTCGTCTTCTCGACCGGGGCGCAAATTGCGTCAAGGAAGCATCGATGGCGAAACTATTCGCGGGTGAGATGGCGGAGCGCGTTTGCTCCGACGCTATCCAGATCCACGGTGGATACGGATATCTCGCGGATTACCCGGTCGAGCGAATCTATCGCGATGTCCGCGTCTGCCAAATATACGAAGGAACGAACGATATTCAGCGGCTCATCATCGCCCGAAACTTGAACGGTCGTACGTCCGTCAGCGGTCAGACGAGCAACTGCGCTGGAGCGGGGCCGGGCGACGGCAATCGCCCGCGCTGA
- a CDS encoding enoyl-CoA hydratase/isomerase family protein: protein MNFSDIEYERRGAAGWITLNRPAELNSLSLAILQEIPVALDLALRDREVKAIVFTGAGRAFCAGADLKFVNDLAPERRTSETRDFIARAAAMVDRIEAFPKPVIAAVNGIATAGGMELLLGCDIVFAARSARMGDGHSNYGLVPGAGASVRLPRKIGINRAMYLFYSGELLQADEMAAAGLVNRVFDDGVLRPAVEEFVVKLATKSPLGLARMKAMALESFDKSTANGIAHEQLVSELHAHSFDRNEGIAAFSEKRRPEFQGR from the coding sequence TTGAATTTCTCCGACATAGAATATGAACGGCGTGGCGCGGCGGGGTGGATCACGCTCAATCGTCCGGCCGAACTGAATTCGCTGAGCCTCGCGATTCTACAGGAAATTCCGGTCGCGTTGGACCTTGCCCTGCGTGATCGCGAAGTGAAGGCGATCGTCTTCACGGGAGCCGGCCGCGCCTTTTGCGCCGGAGCCGACCTCAAGTTCGTAAATGATCTAGCGCCCGAAAGGCGCACTTCGGAGACGCGAGACTTCATCGCCAGGGCGGCCGCGATGGTGGACAGGATTGAAGCGTTTCCCAAGCCGGTCATCGCGGCAGTGAACGGTATCGCAACGGCCGGTGGTATGGAACTGCTCCTGGGGTGCGACATCGTATTCGCCGCACGCTCGGCCAGGATGGGAGACGGTCACTCCAACTACGGTCTCGTTCCCGGCGCGGGAGCTTCGGTGCGTCTCCCGCGGAAGATCGGAATCAATCGGGCAATGTATCTCTTCTACAGCGGCGAACTGCTGCAGGCCGACGAGATGGCCGCGGCGGGTCTTGTCAATCGCGTCTTCGACGACGGAGTCCTACGTCCGGCGGTCGAAGAATTTGTCGTCAAGCTTGCGACGAAAAGCCCGCTTGGCCTGGCCCGCATGAAAGCCATGGCGCTCGAAAGCTTCGACAAGTCGACGGCAAACGGCATCGCCCACGAGCAGCTAGTGAGCGAACTTCACGCGCACAGCTTCGATCGGAACGAGGGCATCGCCGCGTTCTCCGAAAAACGTAGGCCGGAATTCCAAGGCCGCTGA
- a CDS encoding thiolase family protein — translation MEEIYIVGVGMTPFGKLVDQPIKAMVATAVGRALMDAGAQVLDVGAAFFANSTQAIMDGQHAVRGQMALRPLGFAGIPMVNVENACAGGSTALNQAAAYLKAGITDVALAIGVEKMVDLQDKRKSSAIFDGAWDVHKVDEVIGSLAQIGDGMPPPPGKDTSVKSPFMELYASMTRGHMARFGTTERQIAAVAAKNHHHSTMNPLSQYQADMTIEEVLAGTLISWPLTLPMCSPISDGAAAVLICTKDALDRFPNSRPVKMMASVLVSGSDREWSRFDQHLCRRAADQAYERAGVGPGDVSVAEVHDASSFAEIIQTENLGFCELGQGGWLAERGETSIGGRIPINPSGGLISKGHPIAATGLGQIHELTLQLRGEAGARQVEGARIAVAENGGGFHGVEEAAAVVTVLGR, via the coding sequence ATGGAAGAAATCTACATCGTCGGCGTCGGCATGACGCCCTTCGGAAAGCTCGTCGATCAGCCTATCAAAGCGATGGTCGCGACCGCTGTTGGACGAGCGCTGATGGATGCGGGAGCGCAGGTGCTCGATGTTGGTGCAGCGTTCTTCGCCAACAGCACGCAAGCGATCATGGACGGTCAGCATGCCGTGCGAGGCCAGATGGCGCTGCGCCCCCTCGGGTTCGCCGGCATTCCCATGGTGAATGTCGAAAACGCCTGCGCTGGCGGCTCAACAGCCCTCAACCAGGCGGCGGCCTACCTGAAGGCCGGCATTACCGACGTGGCGCTGGCGATCGGCGTCGAGAAGATGGTCGACTTGCAGGACAAGCGGAAATCGTCAGCCATCTTCGACGGTGCCTGGGATGTGCACAAGGTCGACGAGGTCATCGGATCTCTCGCGCAGATCGGGGACGGAATGCCCCCGCCGCCGGGCAAAGATACGAGCGTCAAGAGCCCGTTTATGGAACTCTATGCCTCGATGACGAGGGGGCATATGGCGCGCTTCGGCACGACTGAGCGTCAAATCGCGGCCGTCGCAGCGAAGAATCATCACCATTCCACGATGAATCCGCTATCGCAGTATCAGGCGGACATGACTATCGAGGAAGTGCTCGCCGGAACGTTGATCTCGTGGCCGCTAACGTTGCCAATGTGCTCACCCATCAGCGATGGTGCTGCGGCCGTGCTGATATGCACCAAGGATGCGCTCGACCGTTTTCCGAATTCGAGGCCAGTGAAAATGATGGCCTCGGTCCTCGTCAGCGGAAGCGACCGTGAATGGTCGAGATTTGACCAGCATCTCTGCCGTCGGGCTGCTGATCAAGCCTATGAACGTGCTGGCGTGGGCCCGGGGGACGTCTCCGTGGCCGAGGTTCACGATGCCTCGTCGTTCGCGGAAATCATACAAACGGAAAATTTGGGTTTCTGCGAACTTGGGCAGGGCGGGTGGCTCGCGGAGCGCGGAGAAACGTCGATTGGGGGACGTATCCCGATCAATCCCTCGGGTGGCCTGATATCGAAGGGACACCCGATCGCGGCGACGGGCTTGGGTCAAATCCACGAACTGACGCTGCAACTGCGGGGTGAAGCCGGTGCAAGGCAGGTAGAGGGTGCCCGCATAGCCGTCGCCGAAAACGGGGGCGGCTTCCATGGCGTGGAAGAGGCGGCGGCTGTCGTGACGGTGCTCGGCAGATGA
- a CDS encoding nitronate monooxygenase, with protein sequence MNKKFGDASLVGALDRRMSLPVIVAPMFLVSSVGLVVEACRAGVIGSMPTLNARTPEILDEWLRQIGQSEGIRAPFAMNIIAHSSNDRFDDDLDVVAKHRVPLVISSVGNPARVVDKVRGYGGHVFADVASIKHALRAAKAGVDGLVLLCAGAGGHTGWLNPFAFVDEVRCFFDGPIALAGGLSNGRQVGALKALGVDYAYMGTRFLASEESNANQTYRQMVVDSGADDIVLTSEVSGMPANMLRLSLERSELHGKQPPSGKFEMSSNNDSQRAWRDVWGAGHGVGGVREAEPIREIVSRLRTEFADGLSASRGH encoded by the coding sequence ATGAACAAGAAGTTTGGAGATGCTTCGCTTGTCGGCGCGCTTGATCGTCGGATGTCGCTTCCCGTGATCGTCGCACCGATGTTTCTCGTTTCGTCCGTCGGTCTCGTGGTTGAGGCCTGTCGCGCGGGCGTTATTGGTTCGATGCCCACGCTTAACGCGCGTACTCCGGAGATTCTTGACGAATGGCTGCGCCAAATCGGCCAGAGCGAGGGCATTCGCGCACCTTTTGCGATGAACATCATAGCTCATAGCAGCAACGATCGGTTCGACGACGATCTCGATGTCGTTGCGAAGCACCGCGTTCCGCTGGTAATTTCGAGCGTCGGCAATCCGGCACGCGTCGTCGACAAGGTGAGGGGCTACGGCGGTCACGTATTCGCCGATGTCGCCAGCATAAAGCATGCGCTTCGGGCGGCGAAGGCTGGCGTGGACGGGCTTGTCCTGCTCTGCGCCGGCGCGGGAGGCCACACCGGCTGGCTAAATCCCTTTGCGTTTGTCGACGAGGTCCGATGCTTCTTCGACGGTCCGATCGCCCTGGCCGGTGGATTGTCCAACGGCCGTCAGGTTGGCGCGCTCAAAGCGCTTGGAGTCGACTACGCGTACATGGGAACTCGCTTTCTCGCGTCCGAAGAGAGCAACGCAAATCAAACGTACCGCCAGATGGTGGTCGACAGCGGAGCGGACGATATCGTGCTCACGAGCGAGGTCTCGGGTATGCCGGCGAACATGCTGCGCTTGAGCCTCGAACGCTCCGAATTGCATGGCAAGCAGCCGCCGTCCGGTAAGTTCGAAATGTCGTCGAACAATGACTCCCAGCGCGCCTGGCGCGACGTCTGGGGAGCCGGACACGGCGTGGGCGGCGTAAGGGAAGCGGAGCCGATTCGCGAAATTGTTTCCCGGCTGAGGACAGAGTTTGCGGATGGGCTAAGCGCCTCGCGAGGCCACTAG
- a CDS encoding TetR/AcrR family transcriptional regulator, with protein sequence MARWKNSLRTSEEISGLKREAVVRESGRIFSRRGYHNASLDDVAKALNVSKGTLYNYTKDKEEILFQCCTMALDIGEKAFEAAKSGMNGAEKLRITLRNYIAMLHDELGACGVITEIDAMTPAHRKIIVARRDDHQQRFIAMMEEGAADGSLRVLDVKLAVYTFMGAINAIPRWYSPQGRLTNQQIADGMVDLLLNGLYPPPSSSGGASRRPRKVR encoded by the coding sequence ATGGCGCGCTGGAAAAACTCACTCCGCACCAGCGAGGAAATCAGCGGGCTCAAGCGCGAGGCTGTCGTGCGCGAGTCCGGACGCATCTTTAGCCGCCGAGGTTATCATAATGCGTCGTTAGACGACGTAGCCAAGGCGCTGAATGTTTCCAAGGGTACCTTATACAACTACACGAAGGACAAGGAAGAGATCCTGTTCCAGTGCTGCACGATGGCTCTCGACATCGGCGAAAAGGCGTTCGAAGCGGCGAAATCAGGCATGAACGGCGCCGAAAAGCTGCGGATTACGCTTCGCAACTATATTGCGATGCTCCACGACGAATTGGGAGCCTGTGGCGTCATTACCGAGATCGATGCAATGACGCCAGCGCATCGCAAGATAATTGTCGCTCGCCGTGATGACCATCAACAGCGCTTCATCGCGATGATGGAGGAGGGAGCCGCCGACGGCAGCCTGCGGGTTTTGGATGTCAAGCTGGCCGTCTACACCTTCATGGGCGCGATCAATGCAATTCCCCGCTGGTATTCGCCTCAGGGGCGCTTGACCAACCAGCAGATCGCCGATGGGATGGTCGATCTTCTCTTGAATGGATTGTATCCGCCGCCCAGTTCGTCAGGCGGGGCCTCCAGGCGGCCGCGCAAGGTGCGTTGA
- a CDS encoding SDR family NAD(P)-dependent oxidoreductase, which produces MDALLDLKGRVALVTGAGQGVGRQVALHMAAHNAGGIVVNDFHAERAKAVAEEIAHLHGNALPVACDVTDFGAVTAMFRKAESKFGRIDILVNNAGNAGPTQGLADIKPFWETGPDDWASWLGTNLYGVLNCTRAAIPGMLSRNEGRVITVISDAGRVGEPHLAVYSGAKAGAAGFMRGLAKAVGRNNITANCVALAGVNTPGVAGLVPDEDTMKKILRSYLIRRLGEPNDAANMILFLASDAASWVTGQTYPVNGGYSVSV; this is translated from the coding sequence ATGGATGCACTTCTGGATTTAAAGGGACGGGTCGCGCTCGTGACGGGCGCAGGCCAAGGTGTGGGACGTCAGGTTGCACTCCACATGGCGGCCCACAACGCCGGTGGCATCGTGGTCAACGACTTCCACGCGGAACGAGCGAAGGCGGTGGCGGAAGAAATAGCCCACCTGCACGGCAACGCGCTGCCGGTTGCCTGCGATGTCACCGACTTTGGTGCGGTGACCGCCATGTTCCGAAAGGCCGAAAGCAAATTCGGCCGGATCGATATCCTCGTCAATAATGCGGGGAACGCGGGTCCGACGCAGGGGCTGGCGGACATAAAGCCGTTTTGGGAAACCGGTCCAGACGACTGGGCAAGCTGGCTGGGCACGAACCTGTACGGCGTGCTCAACTGCACGCGAGCGGCGATCCCAGGCATGCTGAGCCGCAATGAGGGGCGGGTCATCACGGTAATTTCCGATGCCGGCCGGGTCGGCGAACCGCACCTGGCCGTCTATTCGGGCGCTAAAGCAGGTGCCGCGGGCTTCATGCGCGGATTGGCAAAAGCGGTCGGACGCAACAATATCACGGCCAACTGCGTCGCGCTCGCAGGCGTCAATACGCCCGGCGTGGCGGGATTGGTGCCGGATGAAGACACGATGAAGAAGATACTGCGCTCCTATCTCATTCGCCGGTTGGGCGAGCCAAACGACGCGGCGAACATGATTCTATTCCTCGCTTCCGACGCGGCGAGCTGGGTCACCGGCCAGACCTACCCGGTCAACGGAGGCTATTCCGTTTCGGTCTAG
- a CDS encoding glucose 1-dehydrogenase, which yields MRQLEGKVAFVTGAASGIGAASAAALAREGAAVVVSDVDGVRAEALVETLTGSGSRAMALTQDVTDEAGWPEAVRAVERRFGRLDVMIANAGVAVKGLVTEMSLKAWRQQTAINLDGVFLSAKYAIPAMKRSGGGSIIVMSSVAGLRGSSGFSGYCASKGGARLFAKALALECAGLGDNIRVNSIHPGVIDTPLWDTIPLGKDGLGRRHIDAARMGHNDAPMGRAGTADEVASCVVFLASDSSSYMTGAEVVLDGGITAGAMPRRKI from the coding sequence ATGAGGCAGTTGGAAGGGAAAGTAGCGTTCGTGACGGGTGCCGCCTCGGGCATCGGCGCGGCATCCGCCGCCGCGCTGGCGCGCGAAGGCGCGGCCGTGGTCGTGTCCGACGTCGACGGCGTACGCGCCGAAGCACTGGTAGAGACATTGACCGGGTCCGGCAGCCGCGCCATGGCGCTCACCCAGGACGTGACCGACGAGGCAGGTTGGCCCGAAGCCGTGCGGGCCGTAGAGCGTCGATTTGGCCGCCTCGACGTTATGATTGCCAATGCGGGCGTGGCCGTGAAGGGCTTGGTCACGGAAATGTCGCTTAAGGCTTGGCGGCAGCAGACCGCGATCAACCTGGACGGCGTATTCCTGAGCGCGAAATATGCGATTCCGGCGATGAAACGATCCGGAGGCGGCAGCATCATCGTGATGTCGTCGGTTGCCGGATTGCGCGGATCGTCGGGCTTCTCCGGCTATTGCGCGTCGAAGGGCGGCGCCCGTCTCTTCGCTAAGGCGCTCGCGCTGGAATGCGCCGGCCTGGGCGACAATATCCGAGTCAACTCGATCCACCCCGGCGTCATCGACACGCCGCTGTGGGACACCATTCCGCTCGGTAAGGACGGCCTCGGGCGGCGCCACATCGACGCCGCCCGCATGGGACATAACGATGCTCCGATGGGGCGCGCAGGCACGGCGGACGAAGTCGCGTCATGCGTCGTTTTCCTGGCATCGGACTCATCAAGTTACATGACGGGGGCCGAGGTGGTACTCGATGGGGGCATTACCGCCGGCGCCATGCCACGCCGCAAGATATAG
- a CDS encoding acyl-CoA dehydrogenase family protein, which produces MSATSQAASAGGVIMRSRPETTGLPEKEYEEFKRDIFEAIWRDLDPLEEQIENEEHVPHEIVDPLLLKMGAFGLMIPRRFGGIGLSTSQYMPILAEFSKIQGGIRVLVHVHNSVSHGLLEIASEEQLQEIMPGVAKGKKSVAFGLTEPDFGSGADIGTRAVREGNDYVINGRKWLITNSDFATHFMVIAKTDVSKGAEGISSILVERNTPGLTITPLPETMGCKGGEHGQIDLVNVRVPVTNILGREGEGLTQMEEVLEISRVFIAATSLGTAERALDLSLDFAKKRVTFGKPIASRQAIHRYIAEMGTDIYALRGMIDDATAKWDAGRRIPAEASMCKLFGLEAVGRVTDRALLVHGGIGYTRKYPVERLYRDARLNWLEEGPPTIQMAVAAHAFLNGYDWNA; this is translated from the coding sequence ATGAGCGCAACGAGTCAGGCGGCATCGGCAGGCGGTGTGATAATGCGCAGCCGCCCCGAGACGACGGGCCTTCCGGAAAAGGAATATGAGGAATTCAAGCGCGATATATTCGAAGCCATCTGGCGAGATCTCGACCCGTTGGAAGAGCAAATCGAGAACGAAGAGCACGTACCGCACGAAATCGTTGACCCGCTTCTGCTGAAGATGGGGGCGTTCGGCCTGATGATTCCGCGTCGATTCGGCGGTATCGGACTGTCGACGTCGCAGTACATGCCCATCTTGGCTGAATTCTCAAAAATCCAGGGCGGCATTCGCGTGCTCGTGCACGTCCACAACTCCGTAAGCCACGGCCTGCTCGAAATCGCTTCGGAAGAGCAACTTCAGGAAATCATGCCGGGAGTGGCGAAAGGCAAGAAGTCCGTGGCGTTCGGTCTTACCGAACCTGACTTTGGTTCGGGGGCGGATATTGGGACCCGGGCAGTGCGCGAGGGTAATGATTACGTCATCAACGGCCGCAAATGGCTGATTACCAATTCGGACTTCGCTACCCATTTCATGGTCATTGCGAAGACCGACGTCTCGAAAGGCGCGGAAGGGATCAGCAGCATCTTGGTCGAACGGAACACACCGGGGTTGACGATTACCCCGCTGCCCGAGACGATGGGTTGCAAGGGGGGCGAGCACGGCCAAATCGATCTGGTGAACGTCCGTGTGCCAGTAACCAACATCCTCGGCAGGGAAGGCGAGGGCCTGACCCAAATGGAGGAGGTGCTCGAAATCAGTCGGGTGTTTATCGCCGCCACTTCGCTTGGCACCGCCGAGCGCGCATTGGATCTATCGCTCGACTTCGCAAAAAAGCGGGTGACTTTCGGCAAACCCATCGCTTCGCGACAGGCGATCCATCGCTACATCGCGGAAATGGGCACGGATATCTACGCGCTACGCGGAATGATCGACGACGCTACCGCGAAGTGGGACGCAGGCCGGCGCATTCCGGCCGAGGCCTCGATGTGCAAACTTTTTGGACTTGAGGCCGTCGGGCGCGTTACAGACCGAGCTCTCCTTGTCCATGGCGGAATCGGCTATACTCGCAAGTATCCGGTCGAGCGGCTCTATCGAGATGCGCGTCTCAACTGGCTAGAGGAGGGGCCTCCGACTATTCAGATGGCGGTTGCTGCGCACGCGTTTCTCAACGGCTATGACTGGAATGCTTGA
- a CDS encoding SDR family NAD(P)-dependent oxidoreductase — MLDMAGCAGKVALVVGGTRGIGRASALALASAGATVIVAGRSLETANEVANAAVALGARAEAMALDIADPAQSKVAIDEVANRHGALDILIANAGISPYWTRAENVTPEMWDTLMNVNLRGAFFAVQAGSMHMLKNGGGSIVSVSSVTAVVGVTRGLPYVASKGGMDAMTRSLAIEWADRQVRVNGVAPGYIATDMTHGMRGNDTLKQSLLDTVPMARFADPEEVASVIAFLASDAASYITGQTIVVDGGFAAGRDSSPKYRSKN, encoded by the coding sequence ATGCTTGATATGGCCGGTTGCGCGGGCAAAGTTGCACTGGTAGTCGGCGGTACGCGCGGCATCGGCAGGGCAAGTGCACTGGCCTTGGCGAGTGCGGGGGCAACGGTAATTGTCGCTGGCCGTTCGCTCGAAACGGCCAACGAAGTCGCAAACGCGGCGGTAGCCCTAGGCGCCAGGGCGGAGGCTATGGCGCTCGACATTGCCGATCCAGCCCAGTCAAAGGTTGCTATCGACGAGGTTGCCAACCGGCATGGCGCGCTCGACATCCTGATCGCCAACGCCGGAATCAGCCCATACTGGACACGTGCCGAAAACGTGACTCCGGAAATGTGGGACACGCTTATGAATGTTAATCTGCGCGGAGCCTTTTTTGCGGTGCAAGCCGGAAGCATGCATATGCTGAAGAATGGGGGCGGAAGCATTGTTTCAGTTTCATCCGTGACGGCTGTCGTCGGCGTAACGCGGGGTCTGCCGTATGTGGCGTCAAAGGGAGGCATGGATGCCATGACCCGATCGCTCGCTATCGAATGGGCCGACCGGCAGGTCCGTGTGAACGGTGTTGCGCCAGGATACATCGCCACAGACATGACCCATGGCATGCGAGGAAACGACACACTAAAACAGTCGCTTCTCGACACGGTCCCGATGGCTCGCTTTGCTGACCCGGAGGAAGTGGCATCCGTGATCGCCTTCCTGGCATCGGACGCTGCCTCCTATATCACCGGCCAGACGATAGTGGTCGATGGAGGATTTGCGGCGGGTCGGGATTCTTCACCTAAGTACCGTTCCAAAAACTAG
- a CDS encoding IS481 family transposase, whose amino-acid sequence MGQILHGSATTTHAIRAAIQRSKAPLKDLAVQHGLNQKTVSKWRKRTFVHDAPMGPKIVRSTVLTAEEEAMVVAFRKHTLLPLDDCLYALQATVPHLTRSSLHRCLQRHGISRLPEVAGDKPAKQPFKAYPIGYFHIDIAEVRTEEGKLYLFVAVDRTSKYAFARLMQKATVATARAFLNDLVKAVPYKIHTVLTDNGIQFADLPKNRSGPTAMWRGHPFDRTCRGHGIEHRLTKPNHPWTNGQVERMNRTLKEATVRRYHYETKRQLEDHLGAFLDGYNFAKRLKTLRGLTPYEAICTAWANEPDRFRLDPIHLTSGLNT is encoded by the coding sequence ATGGGACAGATACTTCACGGCAGCGCCACGACCACGCACGCCATCCGAGCGGCGATACAGCGATCGAAGGCTCCGCTCAAAGATCTAGCCGTGCAGCACGGCCTTAATCAGAAGACGGTCTCCAAGTGGCGCAAACGGACCTTTGTTCACGATGCTCCGATGGGTCCGAAGATTGTGCGTTCGACAGTTCTGACGGCAGAGGAGGAGGCGATGGTCGTTGCGTTCCGCAAGCACACGCTGCTGCCTCTCGATGACTGCCTCTACGCTCTGCAGGCGACCGTCCCCCATCTGACGCGGTCATCCTTGCACCGTTGCCTGCAACGCCATGGGATCAGCCGCCTGCCCGAGGTCGCCGGTGACAAGCCTGCCAAGCAGCCTTTCAAGGCCTATCCGATCGGCTACTTCCACATCGACATCGCCGAGGTCCGCACCGAGGAGGGCAAGCTCTACCTCTTCGTGGCTGTGGACCGCACCTCGAAGTACGCCTTCGCTCGGCTGATGCAGAAGGCGACCGTTGCCACCGCCAGGGCTTTCCTCAACGACCTGGTCAAGGCTGTCCCCTACAAAATCCACACCGTGCTCACGGACAACGGCATCCAATTCGCCGACCTGCCCAAGAACCGATCGGGCCCAACTGCCATGTGGCGCGGCCATCCTTTCGACCGCACCTGCAGGGGGCATGGCATCGAGCATCGTCTCACCAAGCCCAACCATCCCTGGACCAACGGTCAGGTCGAGAGGATGAACCGAACACTGAAGGAGGCAACCGTCCGGCGATACCATTATGAGACCAAGCGCCAACTCGAAGACCACCTCGGCGCCTTCCTGGACGGCTACAACTTCGCCAAGCGGTTGAAGACGCTACGCGGCCTCACACCCTACGAAGCCATCTGTACAGCTTGGGCAAACGAGCCAGACCGCTTCCGGCTCGATCCCATCCACTTGACCTCGGGACTGAACACCTAG